A stretch of Geomonas oryzisoli DNA encodes these proteins:
- a CDS encoding NrtA/SsuA/CpmA family ABC transporter substrate-binding protein, whose product MRAVTRCLSIALLISLLMPLWLCGCSRKDDDRGAAGKGAAADRYAGYRFGGDEVIDLGSQPLTLPEGAVAELVSRDAVLASRLADGGVSVRVHPFFKGRDLAEFLSSGKLQGGIFADMPALTAAATGDFVCVGLLKQGFATIISRKPMLVRELKGRRVATGLGSAAHFTLLSALQNEGLSEGDITLVPMEVSDMPNALAQGKIDAFSAWEPTPTLAFAAHPEYHMVHKGVSYGFLCLRRDFVRSHPDQAREVAAAVARACAWMRGPHGLEQAVGWTAASAARLQGAPFLVPRPAMGTIVRNDLLNVPGAPRITATLLSEDGLLYKKFTFLKRTGKIPESTPWAKMRDSFDTEMMRQVMAEGDRFALQRFDYRNPDSSDGAQ is encoded by the coding sequence ATGCGTGCCGTGACGAGATGTCTGTCGATCGCCCTGCTGATCTCGTTGTTGATGCCGCTTTGGCTGTGCGGCTGTTCCCGCAAGGACGACGACCGCGGCGCTGCCGGGAAAGGGGCGGCGGCCGACAGGTACGCCGGGTACCGCTTCGGCGGAGACGAGGTGATCGACCTGGGCTCGCAGCCGCTCACCCTGCCGGAGGGGGCGGTGGCGGAACTGGTTTCCCGCGATGCCGTCCTCGCCTCCCGGCTGGCCGACGGCGGAGTCTCGGTGCGGGTGCATCCCTTCTTCAAGGGGAGGGATCTGGCCGAGTTCCTCAGTTCGGGGAAGCTCCAGGGGGGCATCTTCGCGGACATGCCCGCACTGACTGCAGCCGCCACCGGCGACTTCGTCTGCGTCGGACTCCTGAAGCAGGGCTTCGCCACCATCATCTCCAGAAAACCCATGCTGGTGCGCGAACTGAAAGGGAGGCGGGTGGCGACGGGGCTTGGATCGGCCGCCCATTTCACCCTGCTGAGCGCGCTGCAAAACGAGGGGCTGAGCGAGGGGGACATCACGCTGGTGCCGATGGAGGTAAGCGACATGCCCAACGCGCTGGCGCAGGGGAAGATAGATGCCTTCAGCGCCTGGGAGCCGACGCCGACCCTTGCTTTCGCCGCCCACCCCGAGTACCACATGGTGCACAAGGGGGTGAGCTACGGCTTTCTCTGCCTGCGGCGCGACTTCGTCCGCAGCCACCCGGACCAGGCCCGGGAAGTTGCCGCCGCCGTGGCCAGAGCGTGCGCCTGGATGCGCGGCCCCCACGGGCTCGAGCAGGCGGTCGGCTGGACCGCCGCATCGGCTGCGCGCCTGCAGGGGGCGCCCTTCCTGGTGCCGCGGCCCGCGATGGGGACCATCGTCCGCAACGACCTGCTCAACGTACCCGGTGCACCGCGCATCACGGCGACGCTGCTGAGCGAAGACGGGCTGCTTTACAAGAAGTTCACCTTCCTGAAGCGCACCGGAAAGATCCCTGAAAGCACACCGTGGGCCAAGATGCGCGACTCTTTTGATACTGAAATGATGCGGCAGGTCATGGCCGAGGGCGACCGGTTCGCCCTGCAACGATTCGACTACCGCAACCCTGACTCTTCGGATGGTGCTCAATGA
- a CDS encoding response regulator — MKRLLLPTLKGRLAFWFTAICLVPLAVFTTAIYSQRVQLARSLMLDKLSAVTALRQDQINSMLDNLLSDASTLGSGKSVLVAAQALMADPAAWSGAAATDSLKLLRGYQDEYEPVADVSVVAENGTILLSTDQARRGHRVARPEMIVTALNDAVPVIGEAYLLGSEVNASLDIAAPIKKGGGEGGRSAVVVRYNLRKLLSVTLENSTGMGKTGEVVLVDRNVRPLIELRGIPNAVLKVKLTGKPALLAAGGQSGIAQTIDYRGVDVLSAYSHIPRTGWGLVCKQDSSEVLAPIRRALYLTYGLAAVISLLVWGFALKLAGGISAPLVKLSETANELGEGHYEARVEAEGTLEQISLAGSFNAMADTLQMKMAAQQGFARLSEHLVDAVSLDDFFKKLLPAFVDVTGARMATAFVQDGAGDDFVPAHAIGADCARMRRCSRSQLEGELGILLTSRRIARFSPGPGGESLRFVTPFGEIVPAELVTVPVEADGELRAFVSLASEHPFPLWVHDTLEMVRVPLGSAFSRVVAAEDVRRLASELAIKNAELVQQSEELVQQSTELAQQSDELARRNRVLDQQKQLLEEATRLKSEFLSNMSHELRTPLNSVLALSRVLAVQGAQRLSEEERGYLGIIEKNGKHLLSLINDILDLAKIESGRLDLFMESVEPAKVAAEVVDSLAVLAREKGVALSLVVPEPLPPMRIDVKKLRQMLQNLVGNAVKFTSEGSVTVRLTVQAQEIVFEVADTGIGIAPRYLESIFHEFRQADGSTSRSYEGTGLGLAIVKKSALLLGGDVGVTSEVGKGSVFTLRLPLDCAGGEAVREPAPEAVPVQAWQAPQPQVRSVLVVDDDQEAVSLITAHLAQAGFDTLSALNGPDALRLARAHRPFAITLDIMMPEMDGWEVMRALKEHPETADIPVMIISLSEDRATGVALGAVGVISKPVGKEQLMDAFARLTGAGCRLVLVVDDAEYDRFFLASLFKEQGLDVLLAESGPEALELAVTDHPDLITLDLLMPGMDGAAVLDRLRSNSSTADIPVVVITSKELSHSELERLSSGVSAVISKNGLERRAVLDELVRSLNRLGWRLPQRDPGQGARILIIEDSEAATVQLRFALESAGFRVDAVSGGRYALTYLKSHVPDGIVLDLMMPEVDGFQVLEAVRASSLTAAVPVMVMTAKTLSPGEFERLRGLQVRQLVQKGDVELQELLQRVYEMLGCDNLFRTGSGSAPPARPDAPKWEGNGSVLVVEDNPDNLVTLKAALGGKYPIVEACDGAAGLDAARSAPPSLILLDMHLPVLDGFTVLKRLKEDPATASVPVVALTASAMAGDREKVLAAGCAGYLSKPYQPEELQELVASFLAPQGADPV; from the coding sequence ATGAAAAGACTGCTCTTGCCGACGCTGAAAGGGCGTCTGGCTTTCTGGTTCACCGCGATCTGTCTCGTCCCGCTGGCGGTGTTCACCACGGCGATCTATTCGCAGCGGGTGCAGCTGGCACGGTCGCTGATGCTGGACAAGCTCTCTGCAGTCACGGCGCTGCGCCAGGACCAGATCAACTCGATGCTCGACAACCTTTTAAGCGACGCTTCCACGTTGGGATCGGGAAAATCGGTGCTGGTCGCGGCGCAGGCGCTGATGGCCGACCCCGCCGCCTGGTCCGGCGCCGCCGCAACGGACAGTCTTAAGCTGCTGCGCGGCTACCAGGACGAGTACGAGCCGGTCGCCGACGTCTCCGTCGTTGCGGAGAACGGCACCATCCTGCTCAGCACCGATCAGGCCAGGAGGGGGCACCGGGTCGCCCGACCCGAGATGATCGTCACCGCCCTCAACGACGCGGTGCCGGTGATCGGCGAGGCGTACCTGCTGGGTAGCGAGGTGAACGCGAGCCTCGACATCGCCGCGCCGATCAAGAAGGGGGGGGGCGAGGGGGGCAGGTCTGCCGTTGTGGTGCGCTACAACCTGCGCAAGCTCCTCAGCGTCACGCTGGAAAACAGCACCGGCATGGGCAAGACCGGAGAGGTCGTGCTGGTCGACCGCAACGTGCGGCCCCTGATCGAGCTGCGCGGCATCCCCAATGCCGTGCTCAAGGTGAAACTGACCGGCAAGCCCGCGCTGCTGGCGGCAGGGGGGCAAAGCGGCATCGCCCAGACCATAGACTATCGCGGCGTCGACGTCCTCTCCGCCTATTCCCACATCCCGCGCACCGGCTGGGGGCTGGTCTGCAAGCAGGACTCTTCCGAGGTCCTGGCGCCGATCCGGCGGGCTCTCTACCTCACCTACGGCCTGGCCGCCGTCATCTCGCTGCTGGTCTGGGGCTTCGCCCTGAAGCTCGCCGGCGGGATCTCCGCACCGCTGGTCAAGCTCTCCGAAACCGCGAACGAACTGGGGGAGGGTCACTACGAGGCGCGCGTCGAGGCGGAGGGGACTCTCGAGCAGATCTCGCTGGCCGGTTCCTTCAACGCCATGGCCGATACCCTGCAGATGAAGATGGCGGCGCAGCAAGGGTTCGCGCGGTTGTCCGAGCACCTGGTCGATGCGGTGAGCCTGGACGATTTCTTCAAGAAGCTCCTCCCCGCCTTCGTCGACGTTACCGGCGCCAGGATGGCGACCGCTTTCGTGCAGGACGGCGCGGGCGACGACTTCGTTCCGGCACACGCCATCGGGGCAGACTGCGCCAGGATGCGCCGCTGCAGCCGGTCGCAGCTCGAGGGGGAACTAGGCATACTGCTCACCTCGCGCAGGATCGCGCGCTTCTCCCCCGGCCCCGGCGGGGAGTCCCTGCGCTTTGTCACCCCCTTCGGCGAGATCGTCCCGGCGGAACTGGTGACGGTGCCGGTAGAGGCCGACGGGGAGCTGCGGGCCTTCGTCTCGCTCGCCTCGGAACACCCGTTTCCGCTTTGGGTGCACGACACGCTGGAGATGGTCCGGGTGCCGCTTGGCTCAGCCTTCTCCCGGGTGGTGGCGGCCGAGGACGTGCGCCGGCTCGCCTCAGAGCTTGCCATCAAGAACGCAGAGCTGGTGCAGCAGTCCGAGGAACTGGTGCAGCAGTCCACCGAGCTTGCCCAGCAGTCGGACGAGCTCGCCCGCCGCAACCGGGTCCTGGACCAGCAAAAACAGCTCCTCGAGGAGGCGACCCGCCTTAAGAGCGAGTTTCTTTCCAACATGAGCCACGAGCTGCGCACGCCCCTCAACTCGGTGCTGGCGCTGTCGCGGGTGCTGGCGGTGCAGGGCGCGCAGCGGCTCAGCGAGGAGGAACGCGGCTACCTGGGCATCATCGAGAAAAACGGCAAGCATCTGCTCTCGCTGATCAACGACATCCTGGATCTCGCCAAGATCGAGTCGGGTCGCCTCGACCTCTTCATGGAGTCGGTGGAGCCGGCCAAGGTGGCCGCCGAGGTGGTCGACAGCCTGGCGGTGCTCGCACGCGAGAAGGGGGTAGCCCTCTCGCTGGTCGTGCCCGAGCCGCTCCCCCCGATGCGGATCGACGTCAAGAAGCTGCGCCAGATGCTGCAGAACCTGGTGGGGAACGCGGTCAAGTTCACTTCCGAGGGATCGGTCACCGTGCGCCTGACCGTGCAGGCGCAGGAAATCGTCTTCGAGGTGGCGGATACCGGGATCGGCATCGCCCCGCGTTACCTGGAGAGCATCTTCCACGAGTTCCGCCAGGCCGACGGTTCCACCTCGCGCTCCTACGAGGGGACCGGGCTCGGGCTCGCCATTGTCAAGAAGAGCGCCCTTTTGCTGGGAGGGGACGTCGGCGTCACCAGCGAGGTCGGGAAGGGCTCCGTCTTCACCCTGCGTCTGCCGCTCGACTGTGCCGGCGGCGAAGCGGTCCGGGAACCCGCCCCGGAGGCGGTACCGGTGCAGGCGTGGCAGGCGCCGCAGCCCCAGGTGAGATCCGTACTGGTGGTGGACGACGACCAGGAGGCTGTGTCCCTGATCACCGCTCACCTGGCCCAAGCCGGTTTCGACACGTTAAGCGCCCTGAACGGGCCGGATGCGCTGCGGCTTGCCCGCGCCCACCGCCCCTTCGCCATCACCCTCGACATCATGATGCCCGAGATGGATGGGTGGGAGGTCATGAGGGCGCTCAAGGAACATCCCGAAACCGCCGATATACCGGTTATGATCATCTCCCTCTCCGAGGACCGCGCCACCGGCGTCGCCCTGGGAGCGGTCGGTGTGATCAGCAAGCCGGTCGGCAAGGAACAGCTCATGGACGCCTTCGCGCGCCTCACCGGCGCCGGGTGCCGCCTGGTGCTGGTGGTCGACGACGCCGAGTACGACCGCTTCTTCCTCGCCTCCCTGTTCAAGGAGCAGGGGCTCGACGTGCTGCTGGCCGAGAGCGGCCCCGAGGCGCTCGAGCTGGCCGTCACCGATCACCCCGACCTGATCACGCTGGACCTCCTGATGCCGGGGATGGACGGCGCCGCGGTGCTGGACCGGTTGCGGTCGAACTCGTCCACGGCGGACATCCCGGTGGTGGTGATCACCTCCAAGGAGCTCTCCCACAGCGAGCTGGAGCGGCTCTCCAGCGGTGTGAGTGCCGTCATCTCCAAGAACGGGCTTGAGCGGCGTGCGGTCCTGGACGAGCTGGTCAGGAGCCTCAACCGCCTCGGGTGGCGGCTGCCGCAGCGCGACCCCGGCCAGGGGGCCCGGATCCTGATCATCGAGGACAGCGAGGCCGCCACCGTGCAGCTCCGCTTCGCCCTCGAGTCGGCCGGGTTCCGCGTGGATGCCGTGTCGGGGGGGCGTTACGCGCTCACCTACCTCAAGTCCCACGTACCCGACGGCATCGTCCTCGATCTGATGATGCCGGAGGTGGACGGTTTCCAGGTGCTGGAGGCGGTCCGTGCCAGCAGCCTCACCGCCGCCGTGCCGGTGATGGTGATGACCGCCAAGACGCTCTCCCCGGGTGAATTCGAGCGGCTCAGGGGACTGCAGGTGCGCCAGCTGGTGCAGAAAGGGGACGTCGAGCTCCAGGAACTGCTGCAGCGGGTCTACGAGATGCTGGGGTGCGACAATCTGTTCCGGACGGGGAGCGGCTCCGCCCCTCCCGCGCGGCCGGACGCACCGAAGTGGGAAGGAAACGGCTCCGTGCTGGTGGTGGAGGACAACCCGGACAACCTGGTCACCCTGAAGGCCGCACTGGGAGGGAAGTACCCCATCGTGGAGGCGTGCGACGGAGCCGCCGGGCTCGATGCCGCCCGGAGCGCGCCGCCGTCACTGATCCTGCTGGATATGCACCTGCCGGTGCTGGACGGCTTCACGGTCCTGAAGCGGCTCAAGGAAGACCCGGCCACGGCCTCCGTCCCGGTGGTGGCGCTCACGGCGAGCGCCATGGCCGGGGATCGCGAGAAGGTGCTGGCGGCGGGGTGCGCCGGATACCTTTCCAAGCCTTACCAGCCCGAGGAGCTGCAGGAGCTGGTCGCGAGTTTCCTTGCCCCGCAGGGGGCGGACCCGGTGTAG
- a CDS encoding response regulator: MKLLAIDDNQDNLLTLSALLKTFLPEAQLITSQSAQDGIRRAAMEAPDAILLDIQMPGMDGFEATRRLKAAASTQHIPVILVTAHRSDSTCRVMGLECGADAFLSKPFDEAELVAQIKAMVRIKRSEDALRHERDSLEALVQRRTSQLLQANVELQQNLERLAQNEARYSRAVRGTSDGLWDWDLVSNDYYYSPRWKELLGFADDELENRPETFFDRLHPDERAEVQESLCAHFLGHTPFDQEIRLRTRGGEYLRVRCRGQAEWDGAGEPVRMSGAITDMTERQLMEEQLRQAQKMEAIGQLAGGVAHDFNNVLTVIAGYANILKMDLGTESPQHELADQISAAAERAAQLTRGLLAFSRKQAMNQQRCDLGEIVHRVEQFLGRVIGEDIQLKTETLPEPLPVQVDLAQMEQVLINLAANARDAMPGGGVFTIATGVRDGEGHGYGDPAGRCAVIIVADSGEGMDDETSRRIFEPFFTTKEVGKGTGLGMAIVYGIVQQHKGNIRVSSKPGEGTVFTIELPLAEGSAALESVLNPQSLPQTGTETILVAEDDPNVRSLVDMVLTRHGYQVILAEDGEEVVHRFAAQQDGIELVLMDIIMPRKNGIEAYAEIKKIRPKTKVIFTSGYTADFIQSRGMQEGVELIMKPVQPVELLRKVREVLER; the protein is encoded by the coding sequence ATGAAGCTTCTTGCCATCGACGACAACCAGGACAACCTACTCACCCTGAGCGCGCTGCTGAAGACCTTTTTACCGGAGGCACAGCTGATCACGTCCCAGTCGGCGCAGGACGGGATTCGGCGGGCCGCCATGGAGGCGCCGGACGCCATCCTGCTCGACATCCAGATGCCGGGCATGGACGGCTTCGAGGCCACCCGGCGCCTGAAGGCTGCCGCTTCTACGCAGCACATCCCGGTCATCCTGGTTACCGCCCACCGAAGCGACTCCACCTGTCGCGTCATGGGGCTTGAGTGCGGCGCGGACGCCTTCCTCTCCAAGCCCTTCGACGAGGCGGAGCTGGTGGCCCAGATCAAGGCGATGGTCAGGATCAAGCGCTCGGAGGACGCCCTGCGCCATGAGCGTGACTCCCTGGAAGCGCTGGTGCAAAGAAGGACCTCGCAGCTGTTGCAGGCGAACGTCGAGCTGCAGCAGAACCTGGAGCGGCTGGCGCAGAACGAGGCCCGCTATTCGCGCGCCGTGCGCGGCACCAGCGACGGCCTGTGGGACTGGGACCTGGTCAGTAACGACTACTACTATTCACCCCGCTGGAAGGAGCTGCTGGGCTTTGCCGACGACGAGCTTGAGAACCGGCCTGAGACCTTCTTCGACCGGCTCCACCCCGACGAGCGTGCCGAGGTGCAGGAGTCGCTCTGCGCGCACTTCCTGGGGCACACCCCCTTCGATCAGGAGATCAGGTTGAGGACGCGGGGGGGAGAGTATCTGCGGGTACGCTGCCGCGGCCAGGCGGAATGGGACGGAGCGGGGGAACCGGTCCGGATGTCGGGCGCGATCACGGACATGACCGAGCGGCAGCTCATGGAGGAGCAACTGCGCCAGGCCCAGAAGATGGAAGCCATCGGCCAGCTGGCCGGCGGGGTCGCTCACGATTTCAACAACGTCCTCACCGTCATCGCCGGCTACGCCAACATCCTCAAGATGGACCTCGGCACGGAGAGCCCTCAGCACGAGTTGGCGGACCAGATCTCGGCGGCCGCCGAGCGCGCGGCGCAGCTCACCCGCGGACTGCTCGCCTTCAGCCGCAAGCAGGCGATGAACCAGCAGCGCTGCGACCTGGGGGAGATCGTGCACCGCGTCGAACAGTTCCTGGGGCGGGTCATCGGCGAGGACATCCAGCTGAAGACCGAGACCCTTCCCGAACCGCTGCCGGTGCAGGTCGATCTGGCCCAGATGGAACAGGTACTGATCAACCTGGCGGCCAACGCCCGCGACGCCATGCCGGGGGGCGGCGTCTTCACCATCGCCACCGGGGTACGGGACGGCGAAGGTCACGGCTACGGCGACCCGGCCGGGCGCTGCGCGGTCATCATCGTGGCCGACAGCGGGGAGGGGATGGACGACGAAACCAGCCGCAGGATCTTCGAGCCTTTCTTCACCACCAAGGAAGTGGGGAAGGGGACCGGTCTGGGGATGGCCATCGTCTACGGCATCGTCCAGCAGCACAAGGGGAACATCAGGGTCAGCAGCAAGCCGGGGGAGGGGACCGTGTTCACCATCGAGCTACCGCTGGCCGAAGGGAGCGCGGCGCTGGAATCGGTGCTCAATCCGCAGTCGCTGCCGCAGACCGGGACCGAGACCATACTGGTCGCCGAGGACGATCCCAACGTGCGCAGCCTGGTGGATATGGTGCTCACCCGGCACGGTTACCAGGTGATCCTGGCGGAAGACGGCGAGGAGGTCGTGCACCGCTTCGCCGCCCAGCAGGATGGGATAGAGCTGGTCCTGATGGACATCATCATGCCCCGCAAAAACGGCATCGAGGCGTACGCCGAGATCAAGAAGATCCGGCCCAAGACGAAGGTCATCTTCACCTCGGGGTACACCGCGGATTTCATACAGAGCCGGGGGATGCAGGAGGGGGTCGAACTGATCATGAAGCCGGTGCAGCCGGTGGAGCTGCTGCGCAAGGTGAGGGAGGTGCTGGAGCGTTAA
- a CDS encoding chitobiase/beta-hexosaminidase C-terminal domain-containing protein: MRKLIAALTCVALVLAMAVPVAFAAKPADTTPPVTTASPLGGTYSGSVAVTLTRNEAGTTYYTTNGTTPTTASPIYSAPLNFTATTTLKYFSKDTAGNSETVKTQVYTITAAGTTHSSLTWTGYAMCSSCHSSQAQAMYQSVHYQWKGSAAEMTTGPATQGKMDAVDGSSALNAYCINIQGNWGPCGACHAGTGAKPVATGNPSAAQLASIDCLMCHADATNAPYSRVRNATTGLFEPAAGLDMNLVVQKAGKPTRKNCLGCHAKAGGGDAVKRGDIALASGTTSDVLYDTHMAMGNGGNIQCQGCHTYTSHRVAGRGTDLRPEDSTVELSCATSLCHSTKTSLTTGHSTYDTSHHVGRVACQACHLPKYAKNANDTASTEATETHRNWQVGEWNATLNRYEPMPTKANDLLPKYAFWNGNSWGNNAFDAAVLDAATGAYKISRPVGAINDPVGTKLFPFKYKTSSQALANGKLVTLSTATFFATGNYDQAVKDGLVYMGLPSTTPYTTVTTDELQLLNHQIPPATGNVLACADCHGTTTRVNLPALGYALKAAESVVCVQCHAQRSNKGWSSIHSGHVGSRMIDCSMCHNFSRATERNLKIGIM; encoded by the coding sequence ATGAGAAAATTGATTGCTGCACTAACTTGCGTCGCATTGGTTCTGGCGATGGCTGTCCCGGTGGCTTTTGCCGCGAAGCCGGCTGACACGACGCCGCCTGTCACCACCGCTTCACCCTTGGGGGGGACCTACAGCGGTTCCGTCGCTGTCACGCTGACTCGCAACGAGGCCGGCACCACCTATTACACGACCAACGGCACAACGCCGACCACCGCTTCACCGATCTACAGCGCACCGCTGAACTTCACCGCGACCACGACATTGAAGTACTTCTCAAAAGACACCGCCGGAAACAGTGAGACGGTGAAGACCCAGGTCTACACGATCACCGCCGCTGGCACCACCCACTCGAGCCTGACCTGGACCGGCTATGCCATGTGCTCCTCCTGTCACTCCAGTCAGGCTCAGGCCATGTACCAGAGCGTGCACTACCAGTGGAAGGGGTCCGCAGCCGAGATGACCACCGGCCCGGCCACCCAAGGCAAGATGGATGCCGTTGACGGTTCCTCCGCGTTGAATGCCTACTGCATCAACATTCAGGGCAACTGGGGCCCCTGCGGCGCCTGCCACGCGGGTACCGGCGCCAAGCCGGTGGCGACCGGCAACCCGAGTGCCGCCCAGCTTGCCTCCATCGACTGCCTCATGTGCCACGCCGATGCCACCAACGCTCCCTACAGCCGCGTGCGTAACGCCACCACCGGCCTCTTCGAGCCGGCAGCCGGCCTCGACATGAACCTCGTTGTCCAGAAAGCCGGCAAGCCGACCCGCAAGAACTGCCTAGGGTGCCACGCCAAGGCGGGCGGCGGCGATGCGGTGAAGCGCGGCGACATCGCCCTCGCTTCCGGAACCACTTCCGATGTGCTGTACGACACCCACATGGCTATGGGCAACGGCGGGAACATCCAGTGCCAGGGCTGCCATACCTACACCAGCCACCGTGTTGCCGGTCGCGGTACCGATCTGCGCCCCGAGGACAGCACCGTGGAACTGTCCTGCGCCACCAGCCTGTGCCACTCCACCAAAACCAGCCTCACCACCGGCCACAGCACCTATGACACCAGCCACCATGTCGGTCGCGTGGCCTGCCAGGCCTGCCACCTCCCGAAATATGCCAAAAACGCCAACGACACCGCAAGCACCGAGGCCACCGAGACGCATCGCAACTGGCAGGTCGGCGAGTGGAACGCCACTTTGAACCGCTACGAGCCGATGCCGACCAAGGCCAACGACCTGCTGCCGAAGTATGCCTTCTGGAACGGCAACAGCTGGGGTAACAACGCTTTCGACGCCGCGGTTCTCGATGCCGCTACCGGCGCCTACAAGATTTCCCGTCCGGTCGGCGCCATCAACGACCCGGTCGGCACCAAGCTGTTCCCGTTCAAGTACAAGACTTCCAGCCAGGCGCTTGCCAACGGCAAGCTGGTTACCCTTTCCACCGCCACCTTCTTCGCTACCGGCAACTACGATCAGGCCGTGAAGGACGGTTTGGTCTACATGGGTCTGCCCAGCACCACTCCTTACACGACGGTAACCACCGACGAACTGCAGCTGCTGAACCACCAGATTCCGCCTGCGACCGGCAACGTGCTTGCCTGCGCCGATTGCCATGGCACGACCACCCGGGTCAACCTCCCGGCCCTCGGGTATGCTCTCAAGGCTGCCGAGTCCGTGGTCTGCGTACAGTGCCATGCCCAGAGAAGCAACAAGGGATGGTCCTCCATCCATAGCGGTCACGTTGGTTCCAGGATGATCGACTGCTCCATGTGCCACAACTTCTCCCGCGCCACCGAGCGCAACCTGAAAATAGGCATCATGTAA
- a CDS encoding short chain dehydrogenase, whose amino-acid sequence MRIIVVGATGTIGKAVAKLLATEHEVVKVASKSGDHRVDMSSKDSIENMFREVGSFDALACAAGVAHFGPLAELSDEDFQTGLSGKLMGQVNLVRVGMNYINDNGSFTLTSGVLSHQPIPGSTSISMINAGLEGFVRAAALELPRGLRINVVSPPWVKETLEALGMDSSGGMPAQQVAQAYWSSIHGTRSGVVVNARDFA is encoded by the coding sequence ATGAGGATCATAGTTGTGGGAGCGACGGGCACCATCGGCAAGGCGGTAGCGAAGCTTCTGGCGACCGAGCACGAAGTGGTCAAGGTCGCCTCCAAAAGCGGCGATCACCGGGTCGATATGTCCAGCAAGGATTCGATAGAGAACATGTTCCGGGAGGTGGGATCCTTCGACGCCCTGGCCTGCGCCGCCGGGGTGGCACATTTCGGTCCCCTGGCGGAACTCTCCGACGAGGATTTCCAGACCGGCCTCTCCGGAAAACTGATGGGACAGGTGAACCTGGTCCGGGTGGGGATGAACTACATCAACGACAACGGTTCCTTCACCCTCACCAGCGGCGTCTTGAGCCACCAGCCCATACCGGGAAGCACCTCGATCAGCATGATCAACGCGGGGTTGGAAGGTTTCGTGCGGGCCGCGGCACTCGAATTGCCCCGCGGCCTCAGGATCAACGTGGTGAGCCCCCCCTGGGTCAAGGAAACCCTGGAGGCACTGGGGATGGATTCTTCCGGCGGCATGCCCGCCCAGCAGGTGGCCCAGGCCTACTGGTCCAGCATTCACGGAACGCGCAGCGGCGTGGTCGTCAACGCCAGGGATTTCGCGTAA